The following are from one region of the Oncorhynchus nerka isolate Pitt River linkage group LG8, Oner_Uvic_2.0, whole genome shotgun sequence genome:
- the LOC115133625 gene encoding putative transcription factor p65 homolog isoform X2, with the protein MDGMYGWGQPPLNQGNSFIEIIEQPKPRGMRFRYKCEGRSAGSIPGEKSNDTTKTHPAIKVHNYNGPLRVRVSLVTKNPPHKPHPHELVGKDCKHGYYEADLQERRVHSFQNLGIQCVKKKDVNEAVSCRLQTQNNPFNIPEAKVWEEEFDLNAVRLCFQASITLPTGELHPLEPVVSQPIYDNRAPNTAELKICRVNRNSGSCRGGDEIFLLCDKVQKEDIEVRFFQDSWEGKGTFSQADVHRQVAIVFRTPPFYDTNLTEPIKVKMQLRRPSDREVSEPMDFQFLPSDPDEYRLIEKRKRTEGMFQNLKLGSISVAMPAERPFNTARRTVAAKPAASQPVNPVAPPRAASVKPQPYYDSPQPGQLFRTQPKAEPSSSTPAETWKFLNSLTLDSQHKATPVARFTNPQASAATSQAFPTVNLSDLHGFTFSTFASPQEPVSAAATPEPTSTFGVQDSQFRVDGPMVDEELPEFPSFSEVHQSGTLDNINIDDFQAMLVQSGLAGEGPGNSRVSVSQAPCHLPATNPVVNNSCGGSTWMNYPNSIVNLLQSEGMIDSSPGNSSQPAVLDDLDVFSSMDEDRLMSILNSGNQAGFVSGHQT; encoded by the exons ATGGATG GAATGTATGGATGGGGACAGCCCCCTTTGAACCAAG ggaaTTCTTTCATAGAGATCATTGAGCAGCCCAAGCCGAGAGGCATGAGGTTCAGGTACAAGTGTGAGGGGCGCTCGGCGGGCAGCATCCCGGGAGAGAAGAGCAACGATACCACCAAGACACACCCCGCCATCAAG GTGCACAACTACAATGGTCCCCTGCGTGTCCGTGTCTCcttggtgaccaagaacccgccTCACAAGCCCCACCCGCACGAGCTGGTGGGGAAAGACTGCAAACATGGCTACTATGAGGCAGACTTGCAGGAGAGACGAGTACAcag TTTTCAGAACCTGGGCATTCAGTGTGTGAAGAAAAAGGATGTGAATGAAGCAGTTTCCTGTAGACTGCAGACCCAAAACAACCCCTTCAACA TTCCCGAGGCAAAGGTGTGGGAGGAGGAGTTTGACCTGAATGCAGTGAGGCTTTGTTTCCAGGCCTCGATCACTCTACCTACCGGTGAACTTCACCCTCTGGAGCCCGTGGTGTCTCAGCCCATCTACGACAATA GAGCACCCAACACAGCAGAATTGAAGATCTGTCGAGTGAACAGAAACTCTGGGAGCTGCAGAGGAGGGGACGAGATCTTCTTACTCTGTGACAAAGTGCAAAAAG AGGACATCGAGGTGCGGTTCTTCCAGGACTCGTGGGAGGGAAAGGGCACCTTCTCCCAGGCAGACGTGCACAGGCAGGTGGCCATCGTGTTCCGTACCCCGCCCTTCTACGACACCAACCTGACCGAGCCAATCAAAGTGAAGATGCAGCTTCGCAGACCCTCGGACCGCGAGGTCAGCGAGCCAATGGACTTCCAATTCCTGCCCTCCGACCCAG ATGAATATAGACTGATAGAGAAGCGAAAACGGACAGAGGGAATGTTCCAGAATCTGAAGCTGGGGTCCATATCAG TGGCCATGCCAGCAGAGAGGCCTTTCAACACTGCCAGAAGAACAGTCGCCGCCAagccagcagctagccagcctg TGAACCCAGTGGCGCCCCCTCGTGCCGCCTCTGTGAAGCCCCAGCCCTACTATGATAGCCCCCAGCCTGGCCAGCTGTTCCGAACCCAGCCCAAAGCagagccctcctcctccactccagcAGAGACCTGGAAGTTCCTCAACAGCCTGACCTTGGACTCCCAACACAAAGCCACCCCCGTGGCCCGATTCACCAACCCCCAGGCATCTGCAGCCACCTCACAGGCCTTCCCCACCGTCAACCTGTCGGACCTCCACGGCTTCACCTTCTCCACCTTCGCTAGTCCCCAGGAGCCAGTGAGCGCAGCCGCTACCCCAGAGCCCACCTCTACCTTCGGGGTCCAGGATTCCCAGTTCAGGGTGGATGGCCCCATGGTGGATGAGGAGCTACCAGAGTTCCCCAGCTTCTCTGAGGTCCACCAGTCAGGGACACTAGATAACATAAACATCGACGACTTCCAGGCTATGCTGGTCCAGAGTGGTCTGGCTGGAGAGGGGCCAGGGAACAGTAGGGTGTCGGTCTCTCAGGCACCCTGCCACTTACCTGCCACCAACCCTGTGGTCAACAACAGCTGTGGCGGCAGCACCTGGATGAACTACCCCAACAGCATCgtgaacctgctccagagcgaggGCATGATCGACAGTTCTCCTGGCAACTCCAGCCAGCCGGCCGTCCTCGACGACCTGGACGTCTTCAGCTCCATGGACGAAGACCGTCTCATGTCCATCCTGAACAGTGGCAACCAGGCCGGTTTCGTGTCCGGACATCAGACTTAG
- the LOC115133625 gene encoding putative transcription factor p65 homolog isoform X1 encodes MDGMYGWGQPPLNQGNSFIEIIEQPKPRGMRFRYKCEGRSAGSIPGEKSNDTTKTHPAIKVHNYNGPLRVRVSLVTKNPPHKPHPHELVGKDCKHGYYEADLQERRVHRSDCVFQNLGIQCVKKKDVNEAVSCRLQTQNNPFNIPEAKVWEEEFDLNAVRLCFQASITLPTGELHPLEPVVSQPIYDNRAPNTAELKICRVNRNSGSCRGGDEIFLLCDKVQKEDIEVRFFQDSWEGKGTFSQADVHRQVAIVFRTPPFYDTNLTEPIKVKMQLRRPSDREVSEPMDFQFLPSDPDEYRLIEKRKRTEGMFQNLKLGSISVAMPAERPFNTARRTVAAKPAASQPVNPVAPPRAASVKPQPYYDSPQPGQLFRTQPKAEPSSSTPAETWKFLNSLTLDSQHKATPVARFTNPQASAATSQAFPTVNLSDLHGFTFSTFASPQEPVSAAATPEPTSTFGVQDSQFRVDGPMVDEELPEFPSFSEVHQSGTLDNINIDDFQAMLVQSGLAGEGPGNSRVSVSQAPCHLPATNPVVNNSCGGSTWMNYPNSIVNLLQSEGMIDSSPGNSSQPAVLDDLDVFSSMDEDRLMSILNSGNQAGFVSGHQT; translated from the exons ATGGATG GAATGTATGGATGGGGACAGCCCCCTTTGAACCAAG ggaaTTCTTTCATAGAGATCATTGAGCAGCCCAAGCCGAGAGGCATGAGGTTCAGGTACAAGTGTGAGGGGCGCTCGGCGGGCAGCATCCCGGGAGAGAAGAGCAACGATACCACCAAGACACACCCCGCCATCAAG GTGCACAACTACAATGGTCCCCTGCGTGTCCGTGTCTCcttggtgaccaagaacccgccTCACAAGCCCCACCCGCACGAGCTGGTGGGGAAAGACTGCAAACATGGCTACTATGAGGCAGACTTGCAGGAGAGACGAGTACAcaggtcagactgtgt TTTTCAGAACCTGGGCATTCAGTGTGTGAAGAAAAAGGATGTGAATGAAGCAGTTTCCTGTAGACTGCAGACCCAAAACAACCCCTTCAACA TTCCCGAGGCAAAGGTGTGGGAGGAGGAGTTTGACCTGAATGCAGTGAGGCTTTGTTTCCAGGCCTCGATCACTCTACCTACCGGTGAACTTCACCCTCTGGAGCCCGTGGTGTCTCAGCCCATCTACGACAATA GAGCACCCAACACAGCAGAATTGAAGATCTGTCGAGTGAACAGAAACTCTGGGAGCTGCAGAGGAGGGGACGAGATCTTCTTACTCTGTGACAAAGTGCAAAAAG AGGACATCGAGGTGCGGTTCTTCCAGGACTCGTGGGAGGGAAAGGGCACCTTCTCCCAGGCAGACGTGCACAGGCAGGTGGCCATCGTGTTCCGTACCCCGCCCTTCTACGACACCAACCTGACCGAGCCAATCAAAGTGAAGATGCAGCTTCGCAGACCCTCGGACCGCGAGGTCAGCGAGCCAATGGACTTCCAATTCCTGCCCTCCGACCCAG ATGAATATAGACTGATAGAGAAGCGAAAACGGACAGAGGGAATGTTCCAGAATCTGAAGCTGGGGTCCATATCAG TGGCCATGCCAGCAGAGAGGCCTTTCAACACTGCCAGAAGAACAGTCGCCGCCAagccagcagctagccagcctg TGAACCCAGTGGCGCCCCCTCGTGCCGCCTCTGTGAAGCCCCAGCCCTACTATGATAGCCCCCAGCCTGGCCAGCTGTTCCGAACCCAGCCCAAAGCagagccctcctcctccactccagcAGAGACCTGGAAGTTCCTCAACAGCCTGACCTTGGACTCCCAACACAAAGCCACCCCCGTGGCCCGATTCACCAACCCCCAGGCATCTGCAGCCACCTCACAGGCCTTCCCCACCGTCAACCTGTCGGACCTCCACGGCTTCACCTTCTCCACCTTCGCTAGTCCCCAGGAGCCAGTGAGCGCAGCCGCTACCCCAGAGCCCACCTCTACCTTCGGGGTCCAGGATTCCCAGTTCAGGGTGGATGGCCCCATGGTGGATGAGGAGCTACCAGAGTTCCCCAGCTTCTCTGAGGTCCACCAGTCAGGGACACTAGATAACATAAACATCGACGACTTCCAGGCTATGCTGGTCCAGAGTGGTCTGGCTGGAGAGGGGCCAGGGAACAGTAGGGTGTCGGTCTCTCAGGCACCCTGCCACTTACCTGCCACCAACCCTGTGGTCAACAACAGCTGTGGCGGCAGCACCTGGATGAACTACCCCAACAGCATCgtgaacctgctccagagcgaggGCATGATCGACAGTTCTCCTGGCAACTCCAGCCAGCCGGCCGTCCTCGACGACCTGGACGTCTTCAGCTCCATGGACGAAGACCGTCTCATGTCCATCCTGAACAGTGGCAACCAGGCCGGTTTCGTGTCCGGACATCAGACTTAG
- the lg8h11orf68 gene encoding UPF0696 protein C11orf68 homolog, whose amino-acid sequence MEDVQVEEDVPKEGAEVENPEPLSAESYAAESMAADMDPWIIFDSRKTSAAEFDGWLETNRPSQVGRFGDEEGGKGPVGWIAVLGPDHCPATGDITGLQASWERLLTSGRTITFQTVKELALNHGVLTGKWLMHLDSGFKVDHAWECVARAALEGKIFQTKVSPRDYKSDRKHVICSYNKDFTDENEVMRLDAVIRATGVKCSLSFKPDVYTYLGIYRNNRWNLCPTIYESKYDLECVPRRSHIVNKVTNLEVT is encoded by the coding sequence ATGGAGGATGTTCAGGTGGAGGAAGATGTCCCAAAGGAGGGGGCAGAGGTGGAGAACCCAGAGCCATTATCTGCAGAGAGCTATGCAGCAGAGTCCATGGCTGCAGACATGGACCCCTGGATCATATTTGACTCTCGCAAAACGTCTGCAGCTGAGTTTGACGGCTGGCTGGAGACCAACAGGCCATCCCAGGTGGGGCGCTTTGGGGACGAGGAGGGTGGTAAGGGACCTGTGGGGTGGATTGCTGTATTGGGCCCGGACCACTGCCCTGCCACAGGGGACATCACTGGACTCCAGGCGAGCTGGGAGAGACTGCTGACCAGCGGAAGAACCATCACCTTCCAGACGGTGAAGGAACTGGCACTGAATCACGGGGTGCTCACCGGCAAGTGGCTGATGCACCTGGACTCAGGCTTCAAGGTGGACCATGCCTGGGAGTGTGTGGCCAGAGCAGCCCTGGAAGGGAAGATCTTCCAGACCAAGGTGAGCCCGCGCGACTACAAGTCTGACCGTAAGCACGTCATCTGTTCCTATAACAAGGACTTTACAGACGAGAACGAGGTGATGAGGCTGGATGCAGTCATCCGGGCCACGGGGGTCAAATGCTCGCTGTCCTTCAAGCCGGATGTTTACACTTACCTGGGTATTTATCGCAACAACCGCTGGAATCTCTGCCCCACAATCTACGAGAGCAAGTACGACCTGGAGTGTGTGCCCCGACGTTCCCACATCGTCAACAAAGTCACCAATCTGGAGGTCACCTAG